One segment of Cutaneotrichosporon cavernicola HIS019 DNA, chromosome: 4 DNA contains the following:
- the BNA5 gene encoding uncharacterized protein (Catalyzes the cleavage of L-kynurenine (L-Kyn) and L-3- hydroxykynurenine (L-3OHKyn) into anthranilic acid (AA) and 3- hydroxyanthranilic acid (3-OHAA), respectively), which yields MTVNAPTKDQLKQWDEEDPLNWTRAEFEIPDARKCGGKVDGETVYFCGNSLGLLNKRARQHMMEELDVWSTSAVTGHFKHPHGRPWKTLADPMLPVIAKLLGAKESECAHSSTLTTNMHTLLTTWYAPTPKRWKIVIERGAFPSDWYAAQSHPGLHRNVLSDEQIENAILAVEPREGEELLRTVDILKVIEDNKDEIALVWLPMVQYYTGQVLDIAPMVKKTHEAGALFGLDMAHGIGNIKMHLDDWGVDFAVWCTYKYLNSGPGGTGGFFIREGLSDNGRRLAGWWGVNPKTRFDMTEEFDPTPGAQGYMQSNTGVLGSIPLLATLELIDKVNFDNLRAKGDRLTGALDALLKQSKYYIPADKLPKEEDDTKIGFHIITPELPNRGSQLSLFIHPAKKGIMPRVFEKMVDRGLVGDERFPYVIRLAPMALYNTFQDVGRAAEIVEEALAEVEAEGLGK from the exons CCGGAAATgtggcggcaaggtcg acgGTGAGACCGTCTACTTCTGCGGCAACTCGCTTGGTCTGCTCAACAAGCGTGCGCGACAGCACATGATGGAGGAGCTTGATGTGTGGTCCACGAGTGCTGTCACCGGCCACTTCAAGCACCCACACGGCCGGCCGTGGAAGACGCTCGCCGACCCCATGCTGCCCGTCAttgccaagctcctcggcgccaaggAGTCCGAGTGCGCCCACTCGTCAACCCTCACGACCAACATGCACACCCTCCTGACGACGTGGTACGCGCCCACACCCAAGCGGTGGAAGATTGTCATTGAGCGTGGCGCGTTCCCCTCGGACTGG TACGCCGCCCAGTCGCACCCCGGGCTCCACCGCAACGTGCTCTCGGACGAGCAGATCGAGAACGCCATCTTGGCCGTTGAGCcccgcgagggcgaggagcttctCCGCACCGTGGACATCCtcaaggtcatcgaggACAACAAGGATGAGATTGCGCTCGTGTGGCTTCCCATGGTCCAGTACTACACTGGCCAGGTGCTCGACATTGCCCCCATGGTCAAGAAGACGCACGAGGCAGGCGCCCTCTTTGGCCTCGACATGGCCCACGGTATCGGAAACATCAAGATGCACCTCGACGACTGGGGAGTCGACTTTGCCGTTTGGTGCACGTACAAGTACCTGAACTCTGGGCCTGGTGGGACTGGCGGCTTCTTCATCCGCGAGGGGCTGTCGGACAACGGGCGGCGCCTGGCCGGCTGGTGGGGAGTCAACCCCAAGACCCGCTTCGACATGACCGAGGAGTTTGACCCCACCCCGGGCGCGCAGGGCTACATGCAGTCGAACACTGGTGTGCTCGGTTCCATCCCCCTGCTCGCTACCCTCGAGTTGATTGACAAGGTCAACTTTGACAACCTCCGCGCCAAGGGTGACCGCCTCACTGGTGCTCTTGACGCTCTTCTCAAGCAGTCCAAGTACTATATCCCCGCCGACAAGCTGccgaaggaggaggacgacacCAAGATCGGATTCCACATCATTACGCCCGAGCTGCCCAACCGCGGCAGCCAGCTGTCGCTCTTCATCCACccggccaagaagggcatCATGCCCCGCGTGTTTGAGAAGATGGTTGACCGgggcctcgtcggcgacgagcgcttCCCCTATGTCATCCGCCTCGCCCCCATGGCCCTGTACAACACGTTCCAGGACGTCGGCCGGGCTGCCGAgatcgtcgaggaggccctcgccgaggtcgaggccgagggtCTTGGCAAGTAG